Genomic DNA from Echeneis naucrates chromosome 14, fEcheNa1.1, whole genome shotgun sequence:
GCACACAGGGGAAACTGTCATCTCTAATATTGTTTGCACCTTGAAGAGCCATGTATGGACTCATGCATGCTACTTAGCTAAAAGTGGCATTTAGTGGTGTGTGAGGCttggagtttgtgtgtgtttgtaaagaCAAAAGAGCACACAAAAGTACAATAATGCAAGTACAGAAAGCTCCCCAGTGGCTTTACTCTCATCCTTTTGTGTCCTTACATTCAGTTGTTTGGAAGCATTGAGTTCATGCTTTTGGTGCTTTGGTGCATTTCAGTGGAAGAGAAGGAATAAATAATATCataagtaaacaaaacaaagagcagaaatgCTCTAAAATCCATGTTCTGTGATTAAGCCGAAATACCAAATTGTATGTTTGATTGTCAAGATGTAAGAAGGCTCCTTAtgttatgaaatatgaaatattcatatGATTCAAGCTTTTGTCTTTATTGAATGGGAACTGCTCGTATTTCTTTGTTAAAAATGAGGTTCAGAGATATCAGTGGCTTTTGTTCCCACGGTGTGAAGCTCCCATTCagacagctgctggagaaacCCCGTGTTCGGCCTCATGGTGGGTTTGCATTTCAGCAGGAATGTCCAGGCCTCCTGAAAATAAGTCAAACTAATTGCTTTACATAGGCTACACTGAATGCAATCGTAGGTTCATGTTCACATACTTTTCTTTCTATAATTTCTTAGATTTTTGGGTTTGGGTCATTTGAAAAGGGGCAAGCTATCTGCTAAATTGGCTAACTGCCACCGAGACGGCCCAACTGCAGCCCTCAAATATGAAAAGTGTGAGGAGGAAGACGGGTGCTTCAGATAAAAGGTGTGTTGCTTTCCGTCATAAAAGTATAAATTCAAATCGGCTAACGACGGTTACAGTTTCCATATTTGTTTATAGCTCGGAATAAATTTTACAGCAACTAATATGACGGTGTCATCAAATTCAAACTGTGCCACCAACAAAAGACAGCACCTCCAGGGAATACAGCATTCATCAACGCAGCTCGGCAGTAGGTGATTACTGTGGGAGTTTTGTTATGTTAACTTTTTGGGGGTGAACAATAGGCTGGCAGAGTAACAGCGAGCTGCATCGCAGATATTCAGGTTTGGTGCCATCCTGTCTGTATGCAGACTTACAGGCACACCTGCTCACCAATCATATCTGCCAAAGTGCACTGCAGCCAAGCACAGTGCACATGGAAGGATAAACTGTTAGTCAAGGAAATCCCCATCCATGTGATGAGCAAGAAACTAATTAATTTAATACTGTCAGCAGAGTGTACAGCTTCTTTTTAGGCTGCTTATCGTGAGATCTCGTCGTAAGACACACAGTGATACTGTATTCTGCACACCTGCACTTACCCTCAGCGTGTATTTGAGGCGGTGCATGAGAAAGGCGATGGTCAGAGCACTGCAGCGGCTCCTGCCCTGCCTCGAAACTATCAGAACCCGAGAACACATGTCGATGTGTGACTCTGAAAAAAGAAGGCATATGAAAACTGTCTACACTGAAAGGCAACATGTATTTAGTGCGCCGTTATATCGCATGGCCTGAACTCTAGAGATGCTCTACTGCATTTTAAGTCCATCTTTATATTCTTAATCGCTGCAGTTAACAGCAATGAGCAGAATGTCCCTTTATAGAGTAACAGTTTTAATTGGTTATAACATTTGTGATGATCTAAAACAGGGGAATTTGTAAATTATAAAACCACTCACCAATAAAACTACAAATCCTTTCaaaacttgaatataaatcagatTGCACTGAGTCAGCCACAGGGATGTTAAGGATGGTCTGTTTCCCCTTCGTGGATCTAGATCTGAATAAATCCAAACAAGACTCAGAACAAACTCAACAGAAAAGTCAGAGAATGTTCAATAATCAAAGTCCTGCCTCACTCCAGAGCGTCTGTCTCTGAGACGCTGATAATAGCGCTGATTTTAAGATCTCTGAGGATACTTGAGTCTGTGCCTTGTTTCTGGTCACCCATATACAGCAGTTCTTCTAAGATCTCCACTGGATAAGTCTTTAGGTGTTCCAGCTCCTGGAAAAGCCAATGaatcaaaaaaatgtaaactgtatCAATCAGCAGGGGTTTGCGTTAACTGGcaattaaaagcaaaagaaaatgaactttATATTTTACTTGGGATTCATATGAGCAAAGCTGAACCACCGAGCAGACAAAACGGGCGACTTCCTTGGTATGTTGCTCGTGATTGTATGAATTTCCAGGCCAGGTGTGTTTGTCTTACCGTCGTAGTGTACATCATCTTGTCAGTCCTTAAGAAAGGGTACAGAGCTGAGAATCTCTGAAAGCCTCCTCTCACTATGTGAACTGGATATAGACTCAGTTTAGCCAGAGCCTCCGCACATCCAGCCCCTCTGCCTGCAATCACAGTCAGATACCGACGCATCTGTGCCGACATTTGTGGATGACAGATTGGCGCCATTGCCTGTCTGCAAATGCTTGTTTCTGGTTCAATAGCAGAAAAACTAAAAGGGGCTTTGCCATAAAACATTATACTGTCCATTAGTGGAttggaaatcttttttttttttttttttaaacacgtCAGTGCTGCTTTGATGGAACATCGTCAATATACGACTTTACCTTTTTCCTGCAAGCTGCTGGTGTTGCTGTCATAGACCACCACATGCCGCATGCTGTCAACCTCCACAGCGTCCGGTAGGATGAATTTGCCTTCTGAATCCTGGGAAGAGTCACCCAGAGGCTTTAGATATTTGAAGCATAGAATAATCCTAGAAAGGTTGGAAATTaatgcatttcacattttcctaAACTCACAACGTTTGAGCACAAATGAGAGCaggatgtgtgtctctgtcctcaCCTAAGCTACACTTGTTCAACACTTCATTGTCCGAGGATGTACAGTGAGTGTGACTTTAAAGGAAACCAGGTCAGCTGAGGGTCAGGGATCTTTCTGactttgaaaaatgaatttaatgcGTGACCTTCAACTGAACCAGCTGAAGCATAGCATGACTGGAAAAGTGTTTGATCCTCTCTACGTCTTCATCCCAAAGATCATTGTGTACCACAGGGCCAATTTCCATTTTTCAAGCCTCCCTCAGAAGAGGGCTGTTTCGCGCTGTCTATAAATTGAAACATTAGATGTTTTGACATGAGATACCGCCTAGCTCACCCTATTTCAGTATCATCCAAGATGTTTTCTATTTCGGTTTATAAGGATGTAATGTCCACTGGAGATGAAACACTATTCTAGTCTACTTAGATTTCTTTTCTATATTACTTTGAAAATGGTGAAAACAGAAATGGGCTTCAGTGTTATTTCTTAAGCCCATCGCTCATCCGAGCTTTACTCAAACTCCAGACACAACATTGGTATTCTTACCATTCTGACATTTTTAGCAGTGATGATATGGCTTGTGTTGTAGTCTTGGGTTTCACGAGCATCTAAAAAGGAGACGACTAAGGTCAGACGGGATCACAGCAGAAGAATTAGCCaaactcaaataaaaatggTCAGACTACCTGAGGAGAGCCTCGTCTTACCGATCAAACAGAGGAAGTTGATCTCTGCCAGCCTTGACACACATCTGAACTGGTTAAGGAGATTGTAGAGTTTAAACGGCTCACACATCATAATTTCAGCCAtgatagaaagaaaacaaccagcaggaagcagaaatcatgaatatttaacaatgaaataataatcTCTAAATGAGGCTGATGTTTAACTCGGGTTGTTATCAGACTCTGTTTGTATGGGTCTTGTTGCTTAGCAACTTAAATGCCCTCCCTCATTGGTGCTTAGCAGTGATGTAACGTCTTAAAGCCACAACAGTCCATTTGTAGATGATGCAAACTAAAGGTATGTTCACGTATGGTGAACATACGCGCTGTTCTGTTATATGAAAAATATCTTATTCCTTTATTCCATTACTTTTTGTTCACGTCTAATATTTTTCATGCTTGTATTAGATGCAAGTTTATTTCCATTGTTTATTGATTGACTAAGATTGTTTGTATAATGtcagtcaaacgtttggacaaAGTGAACTTGTATTGAACTGATTATGAGTTGAAAGTGGCCAAGTGTGATATAAGTGAGGTAATGCCCTTAATAGTTTGTTGGATTAAACTTGtgtgtctcagcagcagctcctgaacCAGCCGGAAAAATGTGATAATATTCATATAGAACAGCAGATATAGTCTATAATCCAGTGAAAATGTGTCATATGGTCTTTCCTGTACAAGAGAGACCGTCATTTGTAATTGTTTGGTGATGTAtgattgtattttttatctTGAGTGTGACGCTGGCGCGGCTCCAGAGAGGGAAGCTTTGCAGGAACACTGGTCAAgcacatttttcagaaatcCTGGCAACCAGGAGAATAAAGAAGGATGAGGCCGGCGGCTGCGGTCATCCATCAGAATGTGAAATGAAGTAAATTGAGGTGTGTCTGCTGGCAGGTTTTTtgcatgagtgtgtttttcttactCTTGGACAGCTCATTGTTCACTTTCAGCTTGTTCCTCAGGAAATGAGTGGTCTCAAATCGGGTGTTTCTGTGGCACAACTGTTTCCTACaacatctctctgtctttgctgtGTAGTTGCACACAAACATCATTCCAGGTGTTGCATAAAGGCATTTTGTTCATTCACACAACGCTCACAGCAGTCAGTTAAGAGTTATTTCAAAGTTTTGTTGTTACTAGTATGAGCAGCACTTTATTCAACGCTTTCACAAAAGCTTCAatcaatttctttttccaaagcAAGACGtcatatgaaaaatataaactgatACTTTAAGAAGTCACTGTCAGTTTAAGCATGATGTGTCATTTATGCTCAACTCTCTCCTGAcatgaattgtttttgtaaagagaggaaagagacatTTCCACCATCTGACATCGGAGGAACCCTGAAAAGCTTCACGGCAGTTTGAgcaatttaaaaagagaaaaaaaaaaagtgtccctTTTAAGCAAACATGGAAATTTTCCACACAGGTCAGCTTGATCTGCATAGAGTCTAAAATCATGGGCACACTCCGATACACAATGTACACATCCATTGattgcacacacaaatattgaCATTTATTAGTAGTGCCCtcttctatatatatatctgtgtgtgtttgtgcgatTTTCCTGTGTTGTGTCTGTATAACTGTCAGATCCAAGCTCCTAAGGGCAAAAATGAATCCATTGAGGGGAAGTAGGCCACAGTAGTTTATtggaaaaatgtcaacaaagtGTTAGTGTGCTTCGGGCCTTTGACTGCTGAGTTCACTTCAGAGGGCAGTAAATCATCTTTACACAGTCGGGGTTACAGCTGGTGCATTAACTTTTCAACACAATGCATGACAAAGGTATTGACTAATATCTATTAGGTTTCCTAAAGGGAAAAACTTCTGTGGCTGAAggttacaaacaaacaattggCCCACgtggggaaaaaa
This window encodes:
- the styxl1 gene encoding serine/threonine/tyrosine-interacting-like protein 1, which encodes MAEIMMCEPFKLYNLLNQFRCVSRLAEINFLCLIDARETQDYNTSHIITAKNVRMDSEGKFILPDAVEVDSMRHVVVYDSNTSSLQEKGRGAGCAEALAKLSLYPVHIVRGGFQRFSALYPFLRTDKMMYTTTELEHLKTYPVEILEELLYMGDQKQGTDSSILRDLKISAIISVSETDALESRSTKGKQTILNIPVADSVQSDLYSSFERICSFIESHIDMCSRVLIVSRQGRSRCSALTIAFLMHRLKYTLREAWTFLLKCKPTMRPNTGFLQQLSEWELHTVGTKATDISEPHF